DNA sequence from the Gopherus evgoodei ecotype Sinaloan lineage chromosome 3, rGopEvg1_v1.p, whole genome shotgun sequence genome:
GCCTTGTACAACATAAGAGAGAACTTGATAATGCTAGAAGCAGACTAAGATGCAGTTTAATCAGAAGATATTGTGCACAGAATCCATGTAAACTTTGCATTAAATTATGCTGATTTAACACAGCAGTCATGGAAGTAATTTTGTCACTATATGTTACCACTCCAATAGTCAAAAAGGTATTCTTGCAAAACTTATATTTTGCTATTTGTATAAATAGTGACTAGGAAACTGTCCAATCATTTAAGAAATTGTAGTCCTATTCCTGTTTTAGAAAATCGTAACCCATGCTTACTGTAACCACCGTTATCTATGTACACTCAAATCTTCTCTGAACTCCATGGAAAGATAATCTCACATTTGCTTCAGGTTTCTGTATATTACTGCAGTTGTGTAGTGATATGTTCTAAATGTACAAGCTTTTTCTTAAATCTGTCCTTATGCAGCATCACTTTCAGGATTATGCAGTAACCACTTACCTTACAAGTTCTTGGCAAAAATGTGTTCTTTgactagttttattttattttttgtcactTAAATTTGCCTGTGTTCACAAATGCCTGTGCAGTTGCCTGAAAtcattttacaatttttttcttttttttttgtaatctctTACAGCCCAAATTCTCAAAGGATTTTCAACCTAGACTTTTTACAAGCACAAAAAATACAATGTTAGATGTGACTTGAAAATCTGATCCTGCAAAATATTTCTTGGTGGGTAGGGGGGTTATTTCTCTAAAATCTCATTGATGAGGGAGGAACTGGTGTGGTGTGATACAGGAAGCAAATATTTTCTACTCCCCTCACTTCCACCAAAATCAGAAGTGCAAAGACACTTGTCTTTCCCTGAGAGCTTCGTCCAAAACTGGGAGCTTGCTCTTATAAGATTTAACTGAAGGAATCTTGGCAGGATGACATCTCATGATTTCATTGGAAAGATGGTTGCACCCCAATTATGCCACTGAAATCGTGCACAAACTACACATATTAAAATAGTGTAAACCAAAGGGATTGTCTGCAGAGAAACTGCAGACACAAACTTAACCCAATAGTTGTTCAGTCATTTATTTTATGTGCCAAGGTATTGTGATTTTTCTGTCATGGTGTTGCCATTTcaatttctcctccccccccagcccccccatgaTCCAACTGGATAAAGCGAGTCCTATAAGAAGAAATAGCTTGTGCTACTCCCCTCAAATTAGTGCATCTGACAATAGTAAATACATAAAGGGGTAGATTCCACATAGGAGATCCTCACAGATGTGTAGGCAGTTAGAGGAAGCTGTCAATCAAGAGATGTTGGCATCTCCTGATCCATTAGATCTTTGTCCCCTCCTGGCCAGCCTTACTGCTTAAACAGCCTCTCCCTTGGAGGGCAGGATACATTGTCCTAATGATTGATCACCAACTATTGCTCCTGTTTGGGAATGAAGAACAGTTGGCTCTGCAGCTCTCCACAGGCCTCAAAATTACTTTCTCTAGAGGATGTTAGCCATGCAGTTATCCTTATTCACCCTGCCGTGCACCCATCTTTGTGTGTGTTATCCTGCAGTGACAGTCTTTCCTGACACTTTAAGGCACCTGCATCAATACAAGTTAACTACCTTGACCAAAGAGTGGGCgtagggggggaagggagagaaaagactCATTTTCCTTAGCCCTGTCTTTTCTGTCagagtctctgtctgtctgtctgtgtctcttccccccccccccgcctctctctcatgcgcgcgcacacacacacaaaatggagcCTCAGAGAGTGGCTCCTCCCCTAAACACCACTGCTGCTGGTGAGAGGAGAAGGCCCCCTATCCCTGTGGACAgtgccggctccagggtttttgccaccccaagcagcaaagaaaaagaaaaaaaagccgcgatctgCGGTGCTGCcgctgccgcttcagtcttccGCAGCAATTCAGCGACTGGTCcttgctctgagagggagtgagggacttaCCACcgaagagctggacatgccgcccctctccattggccgccctaagcacctgcttgctaggctggtgcctggagccggccctgcctgtggaTACTTGGAGGTTGGTGGGAAGAGGAATAACTTGTTTAAGAAAAGGAATGGTTAGTTTTGCTCCTCTTTCCCAACTTGAAAAGGGAGGCTGGGGGAAAGATGTTGGAGTGTCTCAATGCATCTTCCTGCTGTCTGAGAATTGTGGTGGCTGGTGGGGCTCTGGGACACTTCAGCAACAAGAATGAgatgggcagggagaaggggatgTTCTGTCTCTACCCACGTTCCCAGCCAAACATGGGTGATTCAGCAGATGGGACTGCATAGCACAGGGAAGTGAGCAAAGCAGTGTGAAGCAACACAGAGAATTGGTCAGCTAGTGATgttttatgctttaaaaaaaaaaaaagacaagctaATGTAATATAGATTCAGATTATGTTTAGGCTATTATTCTTTTATCTCCTGACTAACTTTAAAAGCATGATTACTTTTATTTTGTGGAATCATAAAATCTAGAAAGGTTTATTGCATCATTCAAGAATCATTTTTGACACTACACATTTGTAGTGCCCTATTcagtctgcttttaaaaatcccaagtgATAAGGCTTTCATTATTTCCCTTGAGCAGCTGACTTCTGACACTGCCTTATATTGCATTGCTTCATGTTTTCAGCATGAGTCTTTCAAATTTCTTTATATATTCATCCTGTATATTGCATCACAGATGGCGAAACTATTCTGAAAAGCCAGCAGAGGCAAAGTGACCAGTCCAATTTTGTCCCCGTAGGGGAGTAGTCGTTTCACATCTTGTTCATGATGGGCGCTTATCTCAGGATATTACTCAGACACCTGATTAGCCATTCTTGAGCAACAAAGACATTTAGTGGGAAATGAACTGTAGTAAATGATTAACACACTACTCTTTACTAATGACATATATTGACTGggcttttaaaattttaaatgactgagtcattttaaaaaggaatgtcTCAAATTCTGAGAAAGAAATGTAagttaagctttttttttaaaagaaacctaTTGAAGAGTTATAATAGAGATCTTTTCACACAGAAACTGGATAATTTGTATTTTCTTCCCCAGCAACTGTATCTgacacattacacacacacaccttttataAATGTGTGTAACTCAGATTTTCACTTGTCCTAGTATTTAATAATAGTGCTTGGGGACTTCAGCATTCATGTGGATAACAAGCCTGAAACAACCTGGGATTTCTTGGTCACCAATGAGTGTCATGGGACTGTGCCATGGGATTAGCAGTTAGCTTCTTCAGCAGTCCTAGTGTTTGAGATGAGTGGAGGTGGGGGAGTACTGAAATGTATACCCATGTTGTGGACAGAGTGTTGCCTCCTTCCATTTCAGGTTTGACGGTCTACCTTCGTGAACTAATGGAACTGAACTGGTTCTAGATGGCTCTGAGGAAGAATATTGTTCCTCCTACAGACCTCTCTAGCGATGGTTTGGAATGGTGTAGCACACTTTTGCGCCACCTTCAGTGAAATGGCCCCAGAGGCACACATGTCTCTAAATGCATCCCCAAGAAGTGTACTGATGGCATGCAGTGACTGAAATGAGAGGGAAGACTGCTAGCGCAAAGTCAGCAGAAATCCCAGCTCATACATCAGTTGCAgcataaaatgctttttaaaatcatatgCCATGGCATTATGGGAGGCAAAAAATGGTGATGGGCTGTATAGTAATAAACAACTTCATATTCTCGTTGGCCATGAATTGTTATCCTGCAGGGATTTTTCTCTGACACTTCAAGACACCTGCATCGATACAACTCCGGACCTGTGCAACAGTACAGTGTTTCTCATTGGTATCTAGGCAATGTTTGTGACTTCTCTTGCCATCCATTCCTTCCACTCTCCCGATGCTTCTTGGCAGGGGTGCAGACGGGTGCAATGAAGTGTACTGGCACTTCTGCCTGTTTCAGTGCTGATACAATGAAGGATTTCATGCAAGTGGGGAGAACTTGTAGAATTGTTAAATAAATCACTCTCTGGATTATATATGGTACAAAGTTGGACCAGTTTCTGAAACAGATTCAGTGGATGGTCTGAATCGATATGGTGTGCATATTGTTTTCATATCAGAGTCAGAATTCTTAATCAAGATTGCAAATAAGGTTATTTGTTTTATCCTCAAATCTATGATCAAATGGAGATTCTGGTTAAGGCCCCTTGGAATTTCTCTTGCAGGAGAAATAATCTTAATATGAACCTGCAGGTCTTGATCTTGATGGCAGTACATGACGTGTCACCCATTTGTTGAGATACTCCTTGCAACATAGTGATGAAGTAGTATCAGACCCAAAAACGTCAGGACTCTAGGCAAGATCTGGGCTAGAAGGACACTGGACGTATCTTTTGAAAATTAAAGAATATCCATTGAATTTTGAGATTGgtgagaactttaaaaaaaatagcttaaAAAAGTTAATCATTCTATGTAAGTAGTTTGTGACCCATTAGAGTTAGGCAAATTCTTAGAGAACTGCAAAGAAGGTTccacttgactttttttttttttaaacctacaaaaGGCCATTACTAAAtcttctgcagcctgactatCTAGTCTGTGTGCATAAATCAGTTAGTTGCACCTAACATTGTCTGAATGCATCCTATTTAAATTCCTTTAAATGATGCAATCAGCTAATTTTTGCCATCGGAAAGAGTTATAGCATGAATATCCTGCTTTCTAATGTACGTTACAACAAATAACATGCCCAGGCAAATAGAAATTGTGTTCTCTCACCAAGCACTCATAGGCTATGGCATACTGTATTTTCTGTCTGTGGTAGCAACTTCTATGACCTACATATAGATCCATCTGCTTTTTTTCTAGAATTTAGGGGCAGATTACATGTATAATGGTGTTTGCTTTTGTGTGTTGCCAATATTGCAGATGTCTGAGTGGCCGCATGTGCGTCAAAACTATATGCAGTAATATATGGATGTATGAATTAATTATCTTTTCcttctattttaaaatagaatgCTACAGACAGCTCTTCTAATTCTTCTCAAAAAAGGGAACAGCCGCTGCGGATACTAGCCTCTCCCACATCCTGCGAACATCGCAGAATTTGCACTCATGGTCACATTCACGACCAGTATAGCTCTGACCACTACCAACTAGAACAAGTGAGCTTCTTATTAATTGCTGCTTACTTATAGGGATACCTTGAGAAAGTTCAAGCATCACGTTCTTAAATACTCTAATATTAATAGACTTACGAATTTTGTTTTTAGAAGTTTTCAGTGGAAAaggaggttgggtttttttaaaattggaattTGAATATTCACCTATGCTGGCTGCAACAGACAACTGCAGCATTGAGCTGGCATGTGGATTTTTAACCTGGGGCTCTGTACCTGTGGTGGTTACAAatatgtggggggcggggggagagacagGGGGCATAGTGAGCAACATGCCTTTCCTTATGTCTAAATGGGATGCAGGTTCTGAAACTATTTTCTCTTGCAACGTAGAGTCACAGCATGTAAAAGGTTGTTCCAACCATGTTAATGCAGAAAGTGAGGCACAATATAAAGTGCAAGTGGTTAATCTATTTTGTTAATCAAAGCTTAGTAgcatacaaaaaagaaaagaaaattaagttaattttattattttaataatgtgCATGATcaagagaaattttaaaaaaactaagaaAACACTGGTTAAAATTTCTTTCCCAAATGCACTGATGATGCTTAGTAACACTTGATCAAAAATGTCAAAAGCCTCTGCCAGTCATTGATAGAAAAATAAACTGTTTGCCTTTTCTCCAGCAGTCAGTACAAAGGTCCTATCGACATGTCAGCTTtccagatgatgatgaggagATAGTGCGCATTAACCCTCGGGAAAAGATTTGGATGACAGGTTATGAGGACTACCGCCATGCCCCGTCGCGAGGGAAGTACATCGACACCGACGATGTGGACTCGTACGTACGTTTTTCCAAAAGTGATGCCTCAAAACATGATTACAATTATCCTTACGTAGACAGCTCAGACTTTGACCTGGGTGAAGATATAAAAGGTGCTGTGATAAAGACTCAGCCTGTGAAGTTCAAACCAAGACGGAAGGAAGATGGCGAGAGATCGCGATGCGTGTATTGCAGGGACATATTCAATCATGAGGAAAACAGGCGAGGTCAGTGTCAGGATGCACCAGACCGCGTCAGAAGTTGCATCCGTCGAGTTAGCTGTATGTGGTGTGCGGACAGCATGCTCTATCACTGTATGTCTGATCCAGAAGGAGACTATACAGACCCTTGTTCATGTGACACCAGTGATGAAAAGTTTTGCCTCCGGTGGATGGCCCTTATCGCCTTGTCCTTCTTTGCCCCATGTATGTGCTGTTACTTGCCCCTTCGGGCATGTTACCACTGTGGGGTTATGTGCAGGTGCTGTGGtgggaaacacaaagcagctgGATGACTACACACAAGTTTAAATTGTGTTATGCTTTCCCTGTAGTTAAGGAGCACGTTGGTTTGGAGCATTCAAATCCTTTATATTTTGATGCAGCCTGTGTGCCCAACACAGTCCAGAAACCACTTGGATCATTTATGTTTGGTTTTTCAGGGGCCACTCTGCATTGATTTGCTCTTCAAGTGTTCTAACAAACTAACCTACAGCATAGACTTTTGTATTATTAATCTGTAATCAAACAGAATGTCGTGtacatgtttatattttttcagttaaaaggACTCTGAGATATGAACTGTGGATGGTGGTGGATTTTAGAACATCTCTAATGTGGATCAGTCTTGCCGTAGCTT
Encoded proteins:
- the SPRED2 gene encoding sprouty-related, EVH1 domain-containing protein 2 isoform X3, with amino-acid sequence MASPSSDSYIVRVKAVVMTRDDSSGGWLPQEGGGLSKVGVCKVMYPEGNGRSGFLIHGERQKDKLVVLECFVKKDLVYTKANPTFHHWKVDNRKFGLTFQSPADARAFDRGVRKAIEDLNEGSTTSSSTIHNEAEIGDDDVFTNATDSSSNSSQKREQPLRILASPTSCEHRRICTHGHIHDQYSSDHYQLEQQSVQRSYRHVSFPDDDEEIVRINPREKIWMTGYEDYRHAPSRGKYIDTDDVDSYVRFSKSDASKHDYNYPYVDSSDFDLGEDIKGAVIKTQPVKFKPRRKEDGERSRCVYCRDIFNHEENRRGQCQDAPDRVRSCIRRVSCMWCADSMLYHCMSDPEGDYTDPCSCDTSDEKFCLRWMALIALSFFAPCMCCYLPLRACYHCGVMCRCCGGKHKAAG
- the SPRED2 gene encoding sprouty-related, EVH1 domain-containing protein 2 isoform X1, translated to MSLDGEKMTEETHPDDDSYIVRVKAVVMTRDDSSGGWLPQEGGGLSKVGVCKVMYPEGNGRSGFLIHGERQKDKLVVLECFVKKDLVYTKANPTFHHWKVDNRKFGLTFQSPADARAFDRGVRKAIEDLNEGSTTSSSTIHNEAEIGDDDVFTNATDSSSNSSQKREQPLRILASPTSCEHRRICTHGHIHDQYSSDHYQLEQQSVQRSYRHVSFPDDDEEIVRINPREKIWMTGYEDYRHAPSRGKYIDTDDVDSYVRFSKSDASKHDYNYPYVDSSDFDLGEDIKGAVIKTQPVKFKPRRKEDGERSRCVYCRDIFNHEENRRGQCQDAPDRVRSCIRRVSCMWCADSMLYHCMSDPEGDYTDPCSCDTSDEKFCLRWMALIALSFFAPCMCCYLPLRACYHCGVMCRCCGGKHKAAG
- the SPRED2 gene encoding sprouty-related, EVH1 domain-containing protein 2 isoform X2, which gives rise to MSLDGEKMTEETHPDDDSYIVRVKAVVMTRDDSSGGWLPQEGGGLSKVGVCKVMYPEGNGRSGFLIHGERQKDKLVVLECFVKKDLVYTKANPTFHHWKVDNRKFGLTFQSPADARAFDRGVRKAIEDLNEGSTTSSSTIHNEAEIGDDDVFTNATDSSSNSSQKREQPLRILASPTSCEHRRICTHGHIHDQYSSDHYQLEQSVQRSYRHVSFPDDDEEIVRINPREKIWMTGYEDYRHAPSRGKYIDTDDVDSYVRFSKSDASKHDYNYPYVDSSDFDLGEDIKGAVIKTQPVKFKPRRKEDGERSRCVYCRDIFNHEENRRGQCQDAPDRVRSCIRRVSCMWCADSMLYHCMSDPEGDYTDPCSCDTSDEKFCLRWMALIALSFFAPCMCCYLPLRACYHCGVMCRCCGGKHKAAG